One Staphylococcus simiae genomic region harbors:
- the acpS gene encoding holo-ACP synthase: protein MIYGIGIDLIEIARIKKVYAKQPKLVDRILTSNEQQKFYKFSNEQRKIEFLAGRFAVKEAFSKALGTGLGQQVAFNDIDCYNDDLGKPCITYPGYKVHVSITHTENYAMSQVLLEIIE, encoded by the coding sequence ATGATTTATGGCATAGGTATTGATTTAATAGAAATAGCAAGAATAAAAAAAGTGTATGCTAAACAACCCAAGTTAGTAGATCGTATTTTAACGTCAAATGAACAACAGAAATTTTATAAGTTTAGTAATGAGCAACGGAAAATTGAATTTTTAGCTGGACGATTTGCGGTCAAAGAGGCCTTTAGCAAAGCTTTAGGAACTGGTTTAGGACAACAAGTCGCATTTAATGATATTGATTGTTATAACGATGACTTAGGAAAACCATGTATTACTTATCCTGGTTACAAAGTACATGTTAGTATTACACATACAGAAAATTATGCAATGAGCCAAGTGTTATTAGAAATAATTGAATAA
- a CDS encoding PH domain-containing protein has product MKEINFMAPNAKKVMRLSALLIWITLITIVLIAFNILNGYLWHIMSNKIIIMLSIILWLLIMIFMLFIMPNYRYHYFRYIIEEDEIRIRRGIFFVKENIIPYFRIQNIDIKEGMLMRRYQLATLTLSTAGGNSHIELIKNRQAELLKQVINDKRTTSQT; this is encoded by the coding sequence ATGAAAGAAATTAATTTTATGGCACCCAATGCCAAAAAAGTAATGAGATTAAGTGCCTTGTTAATTTGGATTACTTTAATAACAATAGTATTAATTGCTTTTAACATACTAAATGGTTATCTTTGGCATATCATGTCAAATAAGATAATAATTATGTTAAGTATCATATTATGGCTATTAATAATGATATTTATGTTATTTATAATGCCCAATTACCGCTATCATTATTTTCGCTATATTATCGAGGAAGATGAAATTCGTATTAGGAGAGGTATCTTTTTTGTGAAAGAAAATATCATTCCGTATTTTCGTATTCAAAATATTGATATAAAAGAAGGCATGTTAATGAGACGTTACCAATTAGCAACATTGACTTTATCAACAGCTGGTGGAAATTCACACATTGAGTTGATTAAAAATAGGCAAGCAGAATTGTTAAAACAAGTCATTAACGACAAACGCACAACAAGTCAGACGTAA